From Eptesicus fuscus isolate TK198812 chromosome 13, DD_ASM_mEF_20220401, whole genome shotgun sequence, the proteins below share one genomic window:
- the LOC103303781 gene encoding LOW QUALITY PROTEIN: protein FAM200C-like (The sequence of the model RefSeq protein was modified relative to this genomic sequence to represent the inferred CDS: inserted 1 base in 1 codon; deleted 3 bases in 2 codons; substituted 1 base at 1 genomic stop codon) — protein sequence MRTSHTCVESSCCVESNYCVESSYSVKSSYCVESSSIGANHPMTMDHVEKNVKKRKYSEDFLQYGFNSIIIAGIEKLQCVICCEVLSAKYMKPNKLKRHFDSKHPSFAGKDTNYFRSKADGLKKARLNTSGKYHKQNVVAVEASYLVALRILRAMKPHTIAEDLLLPAAKDIVRVMIGDEFVTKLSAISLSNDTVRRRIDDMSADILDQVIQEIKSAPLTIFSIQLDESTDVANCLQLLVYVRYINDGDFKDEFLFCKPLETTTTAHDVFDTVGSFLKEHKIXWEKVFGVCTDGAPAMLGCQSGFQLLVLNDSPKVIENHCMIYRQILATKTLPQELQEVMKSVISSVNFVKASTLNSRLFSQLCNELDALNNALLFHTEGRWLSRGKVXKHVFELHDELKTFFNQKARPQFKAFFSEKSELQKIAYVVDIFAILNELNLSLQGPNATCLDLSEKIQSLQMKLQLWQKQLDENKIYMLPTLSAFFEEHDIEPDKRITMIISVKEHLYMLADEISSYFPNLPDTPFALARSPFTVKVEDVPETAQEEFIDLINSDAARTDFSTMPVTEFWIKCLQSYPVLSETVLCLFLPFPTTFLCETGFSSLFVIKSKYRSRLVVEDDLRCALAKTVPRISDLVRKKQSQPSH from the exons ATGCGGACCAGTCACACATGTGTAGAAAGCAGCTGCTGTGTTGAAAGCAACTACTGTGTTGAAAGCAGCTACTCTGTTAAAAGCAGCTACTGTGTTGAAAGCAGCAGTATTGGAG CAAACCATCCCATGACAATGGATCATGTAGAGAAGaatgttaagaaaagaaaatatagtgaggattttttaCAGTATGGTTTTAACTCAATAATTAtagcaggaattgagaaactGCAATGTGTTATTTGTTGTGAAGTTCTATCAGCCAAATATATGAAGCCAAACAAACTAAAACGCCATTTTGATAGCAAGCATCCGAGCTTTGCTGGCAAGGATACCAACTATTTTAGAAGCAAAGCTGATGGACTCAAGAAAGCCAGACTTAACACTAGTGGCAAGTACCACAAACAAAACGTAGTAGCTGTTGAAGCTTCATATTTGGTGGCACTCAGAATCCTCAGAGCTATGAAACCTCACACCATTGCCGAGGATTTACTGTTGCCAGCGGCGAAAGACATTGTTCGAGTTATGATCGGAGACGAATTTGTTACAAAATTGAGTGCAATTTCCTTATCTAATGACACTGTCCGCAGAAGAATAGATGACATGTCTGCTGATATTCTTGATCAGGTAATCCAGGAAATTAAATCTGCTCCACTTACAATATTTAGTATCCAGCTTGATGAATCTACAGACGTTGCAAACTGTTTACAGTTACTGGTTTATGTGAGGTATATTAATGATGGTGACTTTaaagatgagtttcttttttgcaaACCTCTTGAAACGACAACTACTGCACATGAT GTATTTGACACAGTTGGTTCATTTCTGAAAGAGCATAAGA TTTGGGAAAAGGTTTTTGGTGTTTGCACAGATGGTGCTCCAGCTATGCTAGGATGTCAATCTGGATTTCAACTTTTGGTACTGAATGATTCACCAAAAGTCATTGAAAATCACTGTATGATTTATCGGCAAATATTAGCAACGAAGACGCTGCCACAAGAGTTACAGGAAGTAATGAAAAGCGTCATAAGTTCTGTCAACTTTGTA AAGGCGAGCACTTTAAACAGTCGACTGTTTTCGCAACTTTGCAATGAGTTGGATGCGCTGAACAATGCTCTGCTATTTCACACTGAAGGGAGATGGTTGTCGAGaggaaaagtttaaaaacatgtttttgagCTTCATGATGAACTCAAAacgttttttaatcagaaagcaaGACCGCAGTTCAAAGCATTTTTCAGTGAAAAAAGTGAACTGCAGAAAATAGCTTACGTGGTTGACATCTTTGCCATCTTGAATGAGCTAAATTTATCACTGCAAGGACCAAATGCAACATGCCTCgatttgtctgaaaagatccAATCATTGCAAATGAAACTTCAGCTTTGGCAAAAACaattggatgaaaataaaatttacatgttgcctaccttatctgctttctttgaggaacatgacattgaaccagacaaaaggattacgatgataatttctgtgaaagaacaCTTGTACATGCTTGCAGATGAAATTTCATCGTACTTTCCAAATCTACCTGACACCCCATTTGCACTTGCCAGAAGCCCATTCACAGTCAAGGTTGAAGATGTTCCTGAGACAGCACAAGAGGAGTTCATTGACCTTATTAACAGCGATGCAGCGAGAACTGATTTCTCTACAATGCCAGTTACAGAATTCTGGATCAAGTGTTTGCAGTCATATCCTGTTCTGTCTGAGACTGTGTTGTgcctttttcttccatttccaacaACATTTCTTTGTGAAACAGGGTTTTCCAGCTTGTTCGTTATCAAGTCTAAATACAGAAGTAGACTTGTTGTGGAAGATGATCTTCGTTGTGCTCTTGCAAAGACTGTCCCGAGAATTTCTGATCTGGTGAGAAAGAAGCAATCTCAACCTTCACACTGA